Below is a window of Synechococcus sp. RSCCF101 DNA.
AGCATCCGGTTCAACCCTTCCCGGTTCCACAGCCGTGTGAGGGGGTCCACCAGGGCCTGGCGGGCCAGCTCGTTCAGCTCATCGATCACCTCCGACTGCTGGTGGGACAAGGCCAGGGCCTGCAGTTCGGACTCCACGGTTTTGCCGAGATCCTCTAGCAGTTGCCGGTCGCAGTCCGGCATCTCGCGGGGTTCCCAACCGATGGCGCAGAGGGTTCCCAGCTTGATGGTGTCCGAGAGTTTCAGCGGGTAGCCGGCGTAGAAGCGGATGCCCGGTTCCCCCGTCACAAGGGGATTGTCGGCAAAGCGCGGATCCTTGCGGGCATCGGGAACCACCATCATCGAATCGCCGAGGATGGCGTGGGCGCAGAACGCGACATCCCGGCTGGTCTCTGCAACGGGAAGGCCCTGAATCGACTTGAACCATTGCCGCTGCTCATCCACCAGGGACACCGCAGCCACCGGCACCTGCAGTGAGCGACACACCATGCGGGTGATGCGTTCAAAACGCTCATCCAGGGGCGTATCGAGAATCTTCAGCCGGCGCAGAGCATTGAGCCGATCCGATTCATTGGCGGGGAGGGGTGCTTTCATTCGGAATCCCGGCTCAACGCTGAGCCATGATATTGATCAACATGCTGGCCTTGAGTTCATTCACCACGGTCTCGGCCAGATCAGCGAGAAACTGGATATCCTCCTCGCCCATGCTGCGGGGCTTGGTGTCGAAAACGCACAGGGCTCCAAGGCGGATGTCCGGACACAACGTCAGTGGATGCCCAGCATAGAAACGGATGCCTGCGTCACCGCTGACCAGTGGCGAGCCGGCCACACGGGCATCGGCCCGGGCATCCGGAATCACCAGCGTCGAGCCTTGCTGGATGGTGTGCTGACAGAACGAGTCATGCCTGGGAATCTCAACGAAATCCGCTCCCTGAAGCTCCAGGCACCACTGCCGCCGTTGATCGATCAGGCTGATGGCGGCGATCGGAACATCCAGAACCCGTTTCACCAGTCGCACGATGCGGCTGAATTTCGGATCGGGTTCTGAATCCAGAATGGAGAGGTTGTAGAGATGGGCCAGGCGCTGCTGCTCCTGCATCTCCTGCCCGGAGAGATCACTCATGCCACTTCTGGCCGTTGCAGCGAGCGGACGGCGTTGCTGCCCTTGATCGCATGCTTCAGGCGAATCAGGGTGTCATCGGCCTGCCGCAATGCTTCGCTGAGGCTGTCGTCATCGCCGGGCACCATGGTCACCGCTCCCATGGTGACGGAGCAGTGAATCGGTCCAGCGGAGCCATCGATCGATTGGCCGCAGATGGCGTTCTGCATGCGCGCCATGATCCGCTCGGTTTCATGCAGGGCGGAGCGCGGCAGAACGATCAGAAACTCATCGCCGCCCCATCGCCCCAGGACGTCCATTCGGCGCAGCTCCCGCAGCAGGGTTCTGGTGATGGTTCTGAGCACGGCATCACCGCATGGGTGGCCATGCAGGTCATTGATCTGCTTGAAGCCGTCGCAGTCCACCATCACGATCGAGAGCACGTCCTGATGGCGGCGTGCCTCGTCCCAGGCCCGCTGCAGCGCCAGTTCGATGCCGGCCCGGTTCCAGATCCGCGTCAGCGGATCGATGAGCGCCTGGCGGCGGGCTTCATCCAGATCGGTGGCCAGCTGGGCGTTGACCTCGGTGAGAGCCAGTGAGCGGAGCTCGGAGAGCACCACCTCACCCAGGTCTTTGAGAATCGCCTGCTCCGTGCTGCTGAACGCCCGCGGCACCCGGTCGATCGCGCAGAGCGTTCCCACCCTCAGATCCCTCTCCAGCGCGAGGGGCACGGCGGCGTAGGAGCGGATGTTGGGTGGGCCGGTCACCAGCGGATTGGCGCGGAAGCGGTGGTCGCGCTGGGCGTCCGCCACCACCATCGGTTCCGGCTTCTTGATGGCATGGGAGCAGAACGCCACCTCTCTGGGCGTTTCGGCTGCATCGAGCCCCTGAATCGATTTGAACCACTGCCGCGAGGCATCCACCATCGAGATGGC
It encodes the following:
- a CDS encoding diguanylate cyclase is translated as MKAPLPANESDRLNALRRLKILDTPLDERFERITRMVCRSLQVPVAAVSLVDEQRQWFKSIQGLPVAETSRDVAFCAHAILGDSMMVVPDARKDPRFADNPLVTGEPGIRFYAGYPLKLSDTIKLGTLCAIGWEPREMPDCDRQLLEDLGKTVESELQALALSHQQSEVIDELNELARQALVDPLTRLWNREGLNRMLHKEWDYAIRKQNSLALAMIDCDGFKQINDRHGHLIGDAYLRQLAGILLSRLRPYDTIGRWGGDEFMVIMPATTADEGLSVMQRLLATIADRTIDTEAGPIQPRVTIGAAAAIPDPGSSAQALLGTADDVLIALKQRAKGTAAVHRV
- a CDS encoding GAF domain-containing protein codes for the protein MKRVLDVPIAAISLIDQRRQWCLELQGADFVEIPRHDSFCQHTIQQGSTLVIPDARADARVAGSPLVSGDAGIRFYAGHPLTLCPDIRLGALCVFDTKPRSMGEEDIQFLADLAETVVNELKASMLINIMAQR
- a CDS encoding sensor domain-containing diguanylate cyclase gives rise to the protein MNEAERLNALRRLCVLDTPLEERYERITRMVCQALRVPISAISMVDASRQWFKSIQGLDAAETPREVAFCSHAIKKPEPMVVADAQRDHRFRANPLVTGPPNIRSYAAVPLALERDLRVGTLCAIDRVPRAFSSTEQAILKDLGEVVLSELRSLALTEVNAQLATDLDEARRQALIDPLTRIWNRAGIELALQRAWDEARRHQDVLSIVMVDCDGFKQINDLHGHPCGDAVLRTITRTLLRELRRMDVLGRWGGDEFLIVLPRSALHETERIMARMQNAICGQSIDGSAGPIHCSVTMGAVTMVPGDDDSLSEALRQADDTLIRLKHAIKGSNAVRSLQRPEVA